A single Desulfovibrio gilichinskyi DNA region contains:
- a CDS encoding phage regulatory CII family protein: MPESITKMTQDIVLEGNSPAKEVAKKIGKPYSTLLREINPFDNNAKLGARTLLDILKVTNDVKLLEQIANSVGYTIKPRGEQTA; this comes from the coding sequence ATGCCTGAATCTATCACCAAGATGACACAAGACATAGTACTTGAAGGCAACAGTCCAGCTAAAGAAGTAGCGAAGAAAATAGGGAAACCATACTCTACATTACTTAGAGAAATTAACCCGTTTGATAATAATGCTAAACTCGGGGCTAGAACATTGCTTGATATACTAAAAGTGACAAACGATGTTAAACTCCTTGAGCAAATTGCAAACAGCGTTGGCTATACAATCAAGCCACGCGGTGAACAGACAGCCTAA
- a CDS encoding phosphatidylglycerophosphatase A family protein: MKKLHSQILVNIATLGPVGFLPKAPGTWGSAAAAIAAPFLFYPFSFSIKIFILILLFIFGAMACSEAEIQLGKKDPGCVVIDEVLGQWITFLPFGLMTGWQFIAGFIFFRLFDILKPWPVRQSENWLKDGWGVMIDDLLAGLYAATALWLFRMI, encoded by the coding sequence ATGAAAAAACTTCACAGCCAAATACTCGTCAACATTGCCACCCTGGGTCCAGTAGGCTTTTTACCGAAAGCCCCTGGGACATGGGGCTCAGCGGCGGCGGCAATTGCTGCTCCGTTCTTATTTTATCCATTTTCTTTTTCAATCAAAATTTTTATCTTAATTCTACTTTTTATATTTGGTGCAATGGCCTGCTCCGAAGCGGAAATTCAATTAGGAAAAAAAGATCCGGGCTGTGTCGTAATTGATGAAGTACTCGGACAATGGATAACATTCCTTCCTTTTGGATTAATGACAGGATGGCAGTTTATCGCCGGATTTATTTTTTTCAGATTATTCGACATTTTAAAACCTTGGCCTGTCAGACAATCTGAAAATTGGTTAAAAGATGGATGGGGTGTAATGATTGATGATCTTTTAGCCGGACTATACGCAGCGACGGCGCTGTGGCTTTTCAGAATGATTTAA